The DNA segment TCTTGGGCGTTATGTAGTAAAACAGTACCTTTGGTTTCAGTATTGGCTATGTCAAGCGGACATGTGAAAACCGCAACTTTATGTTTTTTATCTTCGGATAACGATTTTACATGACCTTCAGGTTCACGATTGAAAACCATCCCTTTGATAACAGTGGAATTGGAGAGAGATCCACCCATGATCTTTACCACTCTGATAGAATCAACATTGAAGTAAGGGGTTCCTCCAGTTTGTTGAGAAACTGGTAAAACATGAGACACAGCTTCAGAAACAAGTTCACTCAATATATCTTCAGAACCGTATTTTTTAGAGGAAATAACTggttttatcattttcaaaagctcatttttatcatttttgtCGGTAATTTCACCAACAACCATTTCGTCTAGTTCCTTCAAGGtgaatttttttgccaTATTGTAACCTTGAATGATCTCCACGGCGGATAAGCCCATTGAGATAAGTTTTTCGGATACGTTTAATAATTCGCCAGCCAAAATCATAACTAAATTTGTACCATCTCCCATGTCGATTTTCTGCTGCTCAGTTGCCATTACGAGAACTTTCACTGCAGGATGGACAATATCTAATTCTCTCAACATAGTGGCTGCATCGTTGGTAATAATGATTTTCCCCAGATGATTAACAATGACCTTGTTTCTACCACAGGGGCCCATTGAAGTCAAACACATTTGATGCAATTCGCGAATGGCCGCAATTGACTTAATAATTTGTCCATCGGCGTTGGAATAACTGTTATAGCCTTGCTTAAACAATCCTGCATTAGGATTTTGTGGTAGTCTTAATGACATGATTGATCGATAATCTTATTGTCCTTCACGTTCTCGTTTAGCTTTACCAGCGTCTGTAGAATGAGAACATCATCCTGCCAtactcttttcttcacttttttttgccaCTAGTGGAAGAGATGAACATTTTCGAACACTTCGTTAATAATGACAAAGTAAAGATAAAATGCACTTTTATCAGTGAACCGTCCAGATGGTGAGTGTGCTCATCACTGTTACCTACTCCTCTATGGATTGAGTGAGAGGCTGGGGAACTTTGAGAAAGCTGAAGGGGTTACATTGCGGATAAAGGTAATATTTTCATGTAtacagaatatactagatgtcctcctcgaggatatagaaATCCACAAAAGGGAATCGATAGTTCTACACAATGTTGTACCTATTTACTCActtgttttatatgttgtcattcattatcctattacattatcaattgTAGCTTTTACTAATTTTgatgacagcttctcataCTTACGTCATCATttaacaccgtatatgataatacactagtagtatgactactagcTGGTGGACAAGGGttgatttttcattccaacaggACGATCATTAAACTTTGTTCCAACAAGATTGCCTTGCTAGAAAAGAACCAACACAACCCTTTATAGCTTTTTTGGATACTCCTGCTTggtaaataaaaaacatcCCGAGAGAAGGAGGGTAAAAGAATTCGCTATCAACGATCCAATGCTTTCTACcaatttgttgataaataATTTAGTGCCATCTATCGTTTGAACGATGTAGCAAAAATGTGAAGGTGAACTTTCCCAAGGTTGAAGTATAACAAAGTTAATGATATGGCCAATATAGTCATTATATTATATGCTTCAGTAGCTCAGTAGGAAGAGCGTCAGTCTCATAATCTGAAGGTCGAGAGTTCGAACCTCCCCTGGAGCAACTTTTTAGCCAAACCCATAAAATGTATCTCTATTATACTTTGATACAttaattaaagaaaagaaaaatgaagtaCCAGACTTTTgctttcaagaaatacCTCTTGTATTGATTTACTTAGTTTTATAAAAGAGAAGTTTCTATGCATGTTTTGTAGAGTTGACTACATTGGATTCACCGTTAATTAGGTCCAGTGAAAGTACGtatcttctttcttgaacattattatcCCTAGTAATAGTTATGTAAGGATCCGCATTCAGCACGCGATCCGCTATTTGTGGCAAACCAAATTCTGGTcctgcattttttttcaggtcCATAAACCTGTCAACACCGACTGGAAGCATACCCTCTGGTAAATGCCGTTGTAAATCGCAGATGTCAAATGAATTGATGTAAAAATTCACTATATCAAAATAAGCTTCATTTACTGAATTTTCATCTGTTTCAAATAATGAATATCTTTTACTTGACCAACCATTATTATCCAGTAATTCGTACGCTATTTTTAGAATGGCCAACGCGATGGAATGCTGGGGTATGACCAGGATCGTTTCTAGCTTTAAGGCGTCGTAGGCAATTATCCAAGCTAGATGGCATAATTTGTAATCAAAAGATAGTTCCCTACCAATCTTAATAACATACTCATCAACATGAACGTGATTATTCACTCTATAGTCGAAGGAACACGATTCCAGTATTCGAAGTTCTATTTGAAAtactcttttcttgaaattttccaaaatctCCGTATTGATTTTGACCACATTTCTCAACCGTAATGACAAAGTACATATCTCGttagttttcttgatcGTCTCAACTTCTTTGCAACCCAAAGTTAGGCAGCTAGTCGCCACAATGTAGCAAACTTCTGATTCGAAGCGATTAAAAAGATGAtatctttgataaaaatatactgCAGTCTCTAAAGTCTTTCGCGGAAATTTCAACTGGACACATAAATCACTTAGAAACTTGAACACAGCTAGTTTTTTCTGGTTGTAATTTCGATAATCTGATATAGTATTCTTTTGAGCTCTTTGAATTTGCCTTTTGGACAGAAAAGGTCTCGAAAGAAAGAGCTGCGTTTCGAAAGTGCTAGGCATAATACAGTAACTGTCTCTGTACTGTCCTTGCTCTCTACATACCTATATGCTTTAAAAGTAACTTTCATTGAAGTATTTGTATATAGATTTTGATCATCGCGGATTTTCGCAACGCAATATAAAAGTCGTTACCCGCCAACTGAATATCTCATTGGTTTGTACCAAGCCGTAGTATAGTAGTAAAGTGCCATCATAAAGTCTACAAATATATACAGCATGGAAGAATCAGGGTACTCCAAGTAACTAGGGAGGAGAAgctaaaaaataatgaaggATGCGAGGTTCGAACTCGCGCGGACAACCGTCCAACAGATCTTAAGTCTGCCGCCTTAGACCACTCGGCCAACCCTCCAACACGTTGAGGGAATTATATTACGGGCTCGAGTAATAGCAGGGtgtcttgacaatcctagtatatactatcttaggCAGGTAAGTTGttgtcaaaacgacttatcaacttgattcacgggatgttacttatcctatatattatataagatatggtttataccaaatagtggaagcgcggaatctcggatctaactaattgttcaggtatttatacatttgattagttcagctcAGGAAGGcagagttttaccttatgttgttggaatgaaaatcaactattcGTCTAGCgactagtagtcatactactagtacattatcatatacggtgttagaagtgttggaatgaaaatcaattatcgtctatcaactagtagtcatactactagtacattatcatatacggtgttataagatgacataagttatgagaagcggtcatcgaaataagtggaagctgaagtgcaaggattgataatgtaataggataatgactgacaacatataaaatgacaataaaagcatatacaaaattatgtagaattacgagttccagttattggattcctatatcctcgaggagaacttctagtatatctacatacctaatattattgccttgtaaaaaatggaatcccaacaatcatctcaaaattcacccactTCTcaacattatcaatccttgcacttcagcttccactaatttagatgactatttctcatcatttgcgtcatcttctaacactgtatatgataatatactagtaacgtaaatactagttagtagatgatagttgatttatattacaacaagaATGATGTGTTGTCATACTGAAGTATCTCATCTTGAGATACAACAAAGAATATCAGCATAACGGACTTATCAAAGTTCGGAAGGATCATCAGATAAACTTTAAGGCAGTTCTCctatttgttgataattagtggTTTAGTGAGTTGTAgtaattaagaataactcgttctttcttaaatatataagagaggtatataaaacacacaCACACTGATTGGTTGTGTTAAACCCAATCGTACAGACATAACTCggaacattgatgataagatttTGGTGATATCTGGTCTTCTTATATACCAAGTTCTGGTCAATTATTAGATCTTCATCTTATTATTGCAGTAatttctataattagaatatgcctactccaatttaattggtatcatcataagaatgtttgtattcatttacccaacattattagtatcatgttaaagtatgttcgtcatcaagTACTTCAATTATACGAATAAATGTATGGTAGCAATtacttattccaacagaaGAGCCACctattccaacaataacTGTTGAAGTAGGAATGACAATGCgtaaaacaaaagaacaacagatatattattgtgtAAAATTaatggttttcttttgtggATTCCaatatcctcgaggaggacatctagtatattctgtatacataataatattaccTTTATCCACAATGTAACCCCATCAGCTTTCTCAAAGTTCCCCGACCTCTCAGTTCGACTAGAGTATCTTCGCTTGTTTCGGATGTAGTTGTGGTTGCCATTTTTGGCAAATGTTAGTGTTTCGCCTGTGAAATAGTCGTTACTGTTCAACTATGATAGAAAACTGAGAGAGGCTGTTTCCATATTAACCATAAGGTACTCTACTATACACCTTTGGAATTATAAGCATAtgtcatttttatcattgtGAAATACCCCATCCCAAATAATACCACATGTGTAGAAcatactagaagttctcttCAAGATCTAAAAAATCCATGAGGGGTAATCAATAGATGTAGATAGTTATAcaatctcttcttcttctttcataaGGGTTACCTTCGTTCATTTTAAGAGTACATTATCAACCTTTGTTCTCCAGTTTCCATTTAGGTGATGAGGATCCGACTATGATTTTATTCGCTTCATAGTTTGTATCATCTTGAAATAATGTATATGATAACATCCTAGCAGATTTACTATTAGCggacgatagttgattttcatgATGATAGCAACCACAATTTTAGCGATTAGGTGCTTTGTCTCATTAAAAACGTGCTGAAACAGctcattatttttgacCTGAATGAACGACATTTTCTATTCCAGAAGGCGACTATATATGAATTTTACATGGATCCAAGTTCCAAATAAccaaaagatgaaaatactTTATTTAGAACCAATTACGCACTTCTTCTCCATACACAATTGCACCATCAATCACACGTAACCTCGTTTTATACTGGCATGGTAATGATAATTGTATAACTCAAGGAAAACCAGTTGATAATGGTATAAGTATCAGCGTTTACGAACCAACCGCTTCTACTTTGGGTCTTGAGAACTATGAAATAGAGCCTTCTGTAATATTGTTCTACAACAAATTAGAACGTTCAATTTAAAACCTTATTTTTCActtacattttttttttttttttttttctgttgctTGGAAGGAAAGCAGGGGGGACTTACCATAAGAAGGCGATTGTTAGAAAAGTGGATTCTCTTTCAGTAGTATGGAGCCTGCTGAAAAGAATAGTAGTAGAGTAGGGAAACTTTAAGGAGACTTTTGTTGTGGTTAGAACGCAAAAATCACATTTCTTCACCATCAACACTAGGGCATTAAGAAACGagtaaaaaaagtacaGCAGAAGACATCCCTCAGGTCAAAATGCCATCAGAGCCTGATACTGGTTTAGGAACTGGCCCTCACGACCACAAACGACCAGGACAACATGAGGAGCAGAATCACTTTACGGAAACACCTGACGGCAAAGCTCACGATGGTGCACCAAAAATCAAGAAGCATTACGACCAAAATAATGGAGACAAATCAAGAAGGAATAGCGCATATAGTTATTATAGTCCTCGTTCGCTTTCCATGACCAAAAGTAAAGAGAGTGTTACTCCAAATGGCATGGATGATATTAATGTTCCCAATGCAGAACATTCAAGACCCGTAGAACCGAAAATGAGAAGAGGCCCATATTTGCTCAAGAAAACATTAAGTAGTCTTTCGATGACCAGCACGAATAGTAACcacgatgataataaagaCCATGGTTATGCTTTGAATTCTTCCAAGACGCATAACTATCCTTCCGCTCATAGTCATCATGACAACCATCATGATCATCATCATGTGCAGTTTTTTCCCAATAGAAAGCAGTCATTTGCAGAAAGCTTATTCAAAAGGTTTGCAGGGTCAAACAATCACGACAGTAATAAGTCAGGAAAGGATAATAAGGTTGCGAACTTATCCCTTTCGACGTTAAATCCTGCGCCTGCCAATAGGAAACCCTCTAAAGAATCTGCATTATCTACCCACTTGGCAGATAATGTACCGAACGCTCTACGAAGGAAGGTATCCTCATTAGTTCGTGGTTCTTCTGTCCATGATATAAGTAGTAATAATCCGGATAAACAAATCAGACCAAAAGTTATTTCACAGCCAGAGAATGCATTACATTCGTCCGATGTTTCCAATAACAAACGTTCACACAGAAAAAGCTTCCTGTTAGGTTCTACATCTTCCTCAAGCAGTAGAAGGGGCTCTAACGTTAGCTCAATGACTAACAGTGACAATGCGAGTATGGCAACCTCGAGTAGCCATGCTCTCCATCATAACGTACCTAATATCTCTCCAACTACTAAAGGCAAAGAAAGCGTTAACAGCAAATCTGCTGATCACCCTGATAATAAATCTGAAAAAGTTATTTCAGGGCCTAATGACAACATTCCAGAAAACCCTATTTTTGAAGACAAACGTGAGGCCAGAACATCCACCATAGAAAAACCCATTGCATATAAACCATCTCTCTTTAGGTTAGACACAAACCTTGAGGATGTAACTGATATTACAAAGACAATACCTTCCACAGCTCTCAATTCCACAATAAACTCTACGCACGGTACTGAAACAGCCTCACCTAAGACAGTAACTATGCCAGAAGGCCCACGGAAATCAGTTTCGATGGCTGAtcttgctgttgctgctgctgcacCCAACAATGAATTTACCTCAATTACTAATGATAGATCACAATGGGTAGCACCTCAAAATTGGGATGTTGAaacgaaaaggaaaaaaccaaaatctAAAGGGAGatcaaaatcaagaagaaCCAGCATAGATGCTGATGCACTTGACCCTATGTCGCCGGCaccactttcaaaaaaagattctCGCCATCGTAAAAATCGccaccaccatcaccatcacgaccaaaaagataatgaaTCGACGATTACTGCTGATAATAGTAACTCAAGCTTTATTAATATACCGAAAGAGAACATTTCAAATGAAAGCAAGCAGGCGGTTGATTCTAAATCTGTAAACCGCTTAAGAAGTAATTTGACTATGAGTCCTCCAAGCATTCAATATGCTCCATCAAATATAAATGAGGACTACGACACATCATCGACTTCCTCATCTTTGCCGTCCTCATCAATTAGCTCAGAAGATACATCTTCTTGCAGTGAGTCCTCTTCGTACACTTATGCCTATATGGATGCTAATAGAGAGCAGGACACCAAAACACCAATCCTGAATAAAACAAAGTCATACACTAAGAAGTTCACATCCTCTTCAGTAAATATGAATTCATCAAACGGCGCTCAGAGTTCGGGATTATTACTACAGGATGAAAAGGATGATGAAGTAGAGTATGAATTGGAACACTACTATAAAGACTTCAGCGATTTGGATCCAAAGAGGCACTATGCGATCCGTATTTTCAATACTGACGACACTTTTACTACTTTGTCATGTACTCCAGCGACTACAATTGAAGAGATAATACCCGcactgaaaagaaaattcaacaTTACTACGCAAGGAAATTTTCAGATTTCCCTGAAAGTGGGAAAgttatcaaaaattttaagaCCAACTTCCAAACCTATTTTAATTGAGAGGAAacttttacttttgaaCGGATATCGAAAGTCCGACCCACTCCATATTATGGGTATTGAAGATCtaagttttgttttcaagtttcttttccatcCTGTCACGCCTTCTCATTTTACGCCCgaacaagaacaaagaataaTGAGAAGTGAGTTTGTTCACGTAGATTTGAGGAATATGGATCTAACCACTCCTcccattattttttatcagcATACATCAGAAATAGAGAGTTTAGATGTATCCAATAACGCGAACATATTCTTACCTCTGGAGTTCATAGAAAGCTCAATAAAATTACTAAGTCTAAGAATGGTGAACATCAGAGCATCTAAATTTCCCTCAAATATTACTGAGGCATATAAACTGGTATCCTTAGAATTACAGAGAAACTTCATAAGAAAAGTACCGAACTCGATTATGAAGCTAAGTAATCTAACGATATTAAACCTTCAATGTAATGAGCTTGAAAGCCTACCAGCAGGGTTTGTTGAACTAAAGAATTTGCAATTATTAGATTTATCTTCAAACAAGTTCATGCACTACCCAGAGGTCATTAACCATTGTACGAATCTTTTACAAATAGATTTATcatataataaaattcaaagtTTACCACAATCCAGTAAGAAGTTAGTGAAACTTGCAAAGATGAACCTTTCTCATAATAAACTAAATTTTATAGGCGATTTATCGGAAATGGCAAACTTGAGAACGTTGAACCTAAGATATAACAGGATATCATCAATCAAGACCAATGCATCTAACTTGcagaatctttttttaacagATAATAGAATTTCAAACTTCGAAGACACTTTGCCAAAACTAAGAGCGcttgaaattcaagaaaatccaATAACATCTATCTCTTTCAAGGATTTTTATCCTAAAAACATGACAAGTTTGACACTAAACAAGGCACAGCTGTCGAGTATTCCTGGAGAATTACTCATCAAactatcttttcttgaaaaacttgAGCTAAATCAGAATAATTTAACTAGACTACCACAGGAAATATCCAAGTTAACTAAGTTAGTTTTCCTTTCTGTGGCGAGAAATAAACTAGAGTATATTCCTCCAGAACTCTCTCAGCTCAAGAGTTTAAGGTCGTTAGATCTACATTCCAATAACATAAGAGACTTTGTCGATGGTATGGAAAATCTAGAGCTGACATCATTGAATATTTCGTCTAATGCATTCGGTAACTCTAGTTTAGAAAACTCATTTTACCATAACATGTCATACGGGTCAAAGTTGTCTAAAAGTTTGATGTTTTTTATAGCTGCAGACAATCAGTTCGACGATGCTATGTGGCCACTTTTTAACTGCTTTGTCAACTTGAAAGTGCTAAATCTTTCTTATAATAATTTTTCCGATGTATCGCACATGAAGCTTGAAAGTATCACCGAATTATATCTCTCCGGTAATAAGCTTACAACATTATCTGGGGATACAGTTTTGAAATGGAGCTCTTTGAAGACTTTAATGTTGAATAGTAACCTAATGCTTTCTCTACCTGCTGAATTATCGAATCTTTCACAACTAAGCGTGTTTGATGTTGGAGCCAATCAATTGAAGTATAACATATCGAACTATCACTATGATTGGAATTGGAGAAACaataaagaattaaaatatttgaatttctcGGGAAATCGAAGGTTCGAAATAAAATCATTTATAAGCCACGATATTGATGCTGATTTGTCTGATCTGACCGTTTTACCTCAATTAAAGGTGTTAGGTTTAATGGATGTAACGTTAAACACCACGAAGGTACCGGATGAAAACGTCAATTTCCGTTTAAGAACGACTGCATCAACAATAAATGGGATGCGCTACGGTGTTGCTGATACGTTAGGTCAGAGAGACTATGTATCATCCCGTGATGTcacttttgaaagatttcgGGGTAATGACGACGAATGCTTATTATGCCTTCATGACAGCAAAAACCAAAATGCTGATTACGGTCATAACATTTCTAGAATTGTTAGGGATATCTACGATAAAATACTAATCAGGCAACTGGAAAGATACGGAGACGATACAGACGACAATATAAAAACTGCGCTTCGTTTCAGTTTTTTGCaattaaataaagaaattaatggGATGCTAAATTCTGTAGATAATGGTGCTGATGTTGCTAATCTTTCATATGCAGATTTGTTAAGCGGTGCTTGCTCTACTGTGATATATATCAGAGGGAAACGACTTTTCGCAGCAAACCTAGGTGATTGTATGGCAATTTTATCCAAAAATAATGGTGACTACCAAACTCTAACCAAACAACATCTCCCcacaaaaagagaagaatacGAGAGGATTAGAATATCTGGAGGGTATGTCAACAATGGCAAATTAGATGGCGTTGTTGATGTATCTAGGGCAGTCggattttttgatttgcTTCCTCACATTCACGCTTCCCCTGATGTTTCTGTTGTGACTTTGACGAAGGCAGACGAGATGCTTATTGTAGCCACACATAAGTTATGGGAATTCATGGACGTGGACACAGTATGTGATATTGCCCGGGAAAATAGTACCGATCCGCTGCGTGCAGCAGCTGAGTTAAAGGACCATGCTATGGCCTATGGCTGTACAGAGAATATTACTATTTTATGCCTTGCTCTCTATGAAAACGTCCAACAACGGAATCGGTTTACCCTAAATAAAAACTCTTTGATGACTAGAAGAAGTACTTTCGAGGATACAACATTAAGAAGGCTTCAACCTGAAATATCACCCCCAACAGGTAACCTAGCAATGGTTTTTACTGATATTAAAAGCTCAACCTTTTTGTGGGAGCTGTTTCCAAATGCAATGAGGACCGCAATAAAAACACATAATGATATAATGCGTCGTCAGCTGCGAATTTACGGTGGTTACGAAGTGAAGACAGAGGGTGACGCCTTTATGGTGGCATTCCCTACACCAACCAGTGGTCTGACGTGGTGTTTAAGTGTTCAGTTGAAGCTTTTGGATGCACAGTGGCCGGAAGAAATTACCTCGGTTCAAGACGGCTGCCAGGTTATGGATAGAAACGGTAATATCATTTATCAAGGTCTATCAGTTAGAATGGGTATTCATTGGGGTTGCCCAGTCCCAGAGCTTGATTTAGTGACTCAAAGAATGGATTATTTGGGCCCAATGGTTAATAAGGCTGCAAGGGTCCAAGGCGTCGCGGATGGGGGCCAGATTGCAATGAGTAGTGATTTTTATTCTGAATTTAACAAGATAATGAAGTATCATGAGCGGGTGGTGAAAGGGAAAGAAACGCTCAAGGAAGTGTATGGTGAAGAGATCATTGGAGAGGTGCTTGAAAGGGAAATTGCGATGTTAGAAAGCATTGGTTGGGCATTTTTTGACTTTGGTGAACACAAGCTGAAGGGATTAGAAACCAAAGAACTTGTTACAATCGCATATCCTAAGGTTCTTGCTTCCAGGCACGAGTTTGCATCTGAGGATGAACAGACAAAATTAATTAACGAAACAATGCTGTTTCGCTTAAGAGTTGTTTCAAACAGAATAGAATCTATCATGTCAGCCTTAAGTGGTGGCTTCATTGAGCTGGACTCTCAGACAGAGGGAAGTTATATCAAGTTTAACCCTAAGGTGGAGAATGGTATCATGCAGTCAATTTCAGAAAAAGATGcattgttgttttttgatCATGTAATCACTAGAATCGAATCCAGCGTGGCATTACTACATTTGCGGCAGCAGCGATCTTCAGGACTGGAAATTTGCAGAAATGATAAATCATCTGCCCAAAgcaatattttcaatgttGTTGATGAACTTTTAGAAATAGCTAAAAATGTAAAGAATTCATCGACTTGAGTTTTGTTATGAATTTTATATCGCTCTGCCAATTCGTTTGAACACTCACGCGTATGAAAAGCACTCGGGCTTATTaattcatatatatataatgcAAATATAATAGGAACATAACATTTTAAAATTCAAGTGCCAAAACTCTTCTCGTTTCCTCAATGCCGCTAAATATTAAACTAGCGCTAATATAAAATACATATAATTAGCTTTCCTTCTGAAAAACCGGTAAAAAAGACAGATTTATAAAGTCTATAATGCTGAAGTTTACGCCATTTTTCATGTACGTACCCCTTCCTCTTAGGTGGCTCGATGAGATTCGCAGAACTGCTCTGGTTGCTTTTAATTCGTAAATCTCATATCTGGCTTTCCAGGTCTTTCAGTGGTATCGGTGATTGGACTAGTAGTGTGTGATCACTTTGCTGCTGGCTTGATGCCACCAGTTGGTTTTCTCCCTCGTTAGGATCAACCAAGCCCTCAAAAAAGGTGTCTTTGAGCTCTCTCCATCTTGTGGTCCATGTCCCCAAAAATATTAGTATCAAGGATGATAGAACTTGAAGGAAAAACCAGGAAAAGGAAGGAAATCTCCAAGTATAAAGAAACACCACTATAAAATTAATGGCATGTATGGTGATAGCAAAGTCCCATGCCAGTTTACTTCGACCAACAATAACtgttaagaaaaaaacacatATTAATGAATCCAAAAGCCATAAAAACGACAGTGACAGACCGTAAGCGTTCGTAAAATCAATATTCTCCCAAGAAAAGAGCCACTTTCTGATTTCAAGATCATAGCCCGCTAGTTTACCCCAGcaatagaaaagaatagtACCTGTAGTGTAATAGAAAACTTgcaaaagaataatttgAAGTCCAATCTTACTCGGAGAAAGAGAATCTTGTTTGAAGATCTGAGAAGGCTTTAACTCATTCGGTACCCGCAAGTACCTTCTTATCGAAATCATGTTACAGGAGCACTAATGCTTTTACTTTATCTGACTTATATATGAATCCTTCTCAGCCTTCCTAAATATCATCTTTACATGAAGTCACAGAACATTCGGGAAATATCGTGAACCACGAACATGATGAATGAGAAAGTGCGTGTTCGTGGCTTATCCTGCTGTATTTTAGGGGTTACTGTGAATCAAATCATACACTGTTAGTACTTAAATAATGATATGTGATTGATTTCATGATAGTGCACATCTTTTGCTATGCTTAGCAGTTGTCACAGCTTGCGAAAGAAGCAGATTAATGAAGCCGGGTTATGGCCTTACATCAATCCTTGAAAGCGAATGCACTTTCTTGTATCTGCTACTTAGTAGGGTTCATAACCGGTTTTACGAAGAGACAACA comes from the Saccharomyces mikatae IFO 1815 strain IFO1815 genome assembly, chromosome: 10 genome and includes:
- the SYS1 gene encoding Sys1p (similar to Saccharomyces cerevisiae SYS1 (YJL004C); ancestral locus Anc_5.207), which gives rise to MISIRRYLRVPNELKPSQIFKQDSLSPSKIGLQIILLQVFYYTTGTILFYCWGKLAGYDLEIRKWLFSWENIDFTNAYGLSLSFLWLLDSLICVFFLTVIVGRSKLAWDFAITIHAINFIVVFLYTWRFPSFSWFFLQVLSSLILIFLGTWTTRWRELKDTFFEGLVDPNEGENQLVASSQQQSDHTLLVQSPIPLKDLESQI